The Geotrypetes seraphini chromosome 8, aGeoSer1.1, whole genome shotgun sequence genome includes a region encoding these proteins:
- the LOC117364538 gene encoding histone H2B-like codes for MPEPAKSAPAAKKGSKKAVSKTQKKDGKKRRRCRKESYSIYVYKVLKQVHPDTGISSKAMGIMNSFVSDIFERIAGEASRLAHYNKRSTITSREIQTAVRLLLPGELAKHAVSEGTKAVTKYTSSK; via the coding sequence ATGCCTGAACCGGCCAAATCCGCTCCCGCagccaagaaaggctccaagaaaGCTGTAAGCAAGACACAGAAAAAAGATGGCAAAAAACGCAGGCGCTGCAGGAAGGAGAGCTACTCTATCTACGTGTACAAGGTATTGAAGCAAGTTCATCCCGACACCGGCATTTCCTCCAAGGCTATGGGCATCATGAACTCCTTCGTGAGTGACATCTTTGAGCGCATCGCCGGAGAAGCCTCCCGCCTCGCTCATTACAACAAGCGCTCCACCATCACCTCCAGGGAGATCCAGACCGCAGTGCGCCTCCTGCTGCCCGGTGAACTGGCCAAACACGCCGTGTCCGAGGGCACCAAGGCAGTCACCAAGTACACCAGCTCCAAGTAA
- the LOC117364536 gene encoding histone H2A type 1-like: MSGRGKQGGKARAKSKTRSSRAGLQFPVGRVHRLLRKGHYAERVGAGAPVYLAAVLEYLTAEILELAGNAARDNKKTRIIPRHLQLAIRNDEELNKLLGKVTIAQGGVLPNIQAVLLPKKTESHKAAKGK, from the coding sequence atgtcCGGCCGTGGCAAGCAGGGTGGAAAGGCTCGGGCCAAGTCTAAGACTCGCTCGTCCCGTGCAGGGCTGCAGTTTCCCGTAGGGCGCGTACACAGGCTGCTGAGGAAGGGCCACTATGCTGAGCGGGTGGGTGCCGGCGCCCCGGTCTATCTGGCAGCGGTGCTGGAGTATCTGACCGCTGAGATCTTAGAGCTGGCCGGCAATGCCGCGCGCGATAACAAGAAGACTCGGATCATCCCCAGGCACTTGCAGCTGGCCATCCGCAACGATGAAGAACTGAATAAGCTGCTGGGGAAAGTCACCATCGCGCAGGGCGGCGTCCTGCCTAACATCCAGGCTGTGCTACTGCCCAAGAAAACCGAGAGCCACAAAGCGGCCAAAGGCAAATAA